In Caproiciproducens sp. NJN-50, the following are encoded in one genomic region:
- a CDS encoding Fur family transcriptional regulator: protein MENSRGRLKNCGLKITRQRREIMDILEQSARPVSAEGIFFKLREQGNAISLSTVYRVLELLVTKKAVRRISTVDECGALFELGDMHRHYLVCLSCHKMFPIDDCPLEAYEKELTARTGFDVTGHSLEIYGYCRDCRKKND from the coding sequence ATGGAAAACAGCAGAGGCCGCCTGAAAAACTGCGGACTGAAAATCACGCGCCAGCGCCGCGAAATCATGGACATTTTGGAACAAAGCGCGAGGCCCGTTTCCGCAGAGGGAATTTTTTTCAAACTGCGGGAACAGGGAAACGCCATCAGTCTCTCCACCGTTTACCGGGTTCTGGAGCTCCTGGTGACAAAAAAGGCCGTGCGCCGGATCAGCACCGTGGACGAATGCGGCGCCCTGTTTGAACTGGGCGATATGCACCGTCACTATCTGGTCTGCCTGAGCTGCCACAAGATGTTCCCGATCGACGACTGCCCCCTGGAGGCCTATGAAAAAGAGCTGACTGCCAGGACCGGCTTTGACGTAACCGGCCACAGCCTCGAAATTTACGGCTATTGCCGTGACTGCCGCAAGAAAAACGACTGA